The following coding sequences lie in one Pseudomonadota bacterium genomic window:
- the nifU gene encoding Fe-S cluster assembly protein NifU: MWNYTEKVIEHFIHPRNVGEIENPDGVGEVGSLACGDMLRLSFKLDDEGRIVDARFKTFGCASAIASSSALTEIIRGKTLEEAERITNRDIAEYLGGLPEEKMHCSVMGREALEAAIANYRGEGAETRTLEGTVVCKCYGVTDEQIRKVARENRLTTVEEVTNYTKAGGGCGLCHERIQEILDEIRNGKTAPTTPAQVAQEKKAKGLALTNIEKIHIIEQLISERIRPALRQDGGDIDLLDVDQNVVYVRLKGACENCPSANYTMRQFIEKEIQREVSPSIRVEEVRA; encoded by the coding sequence ATGTGGAACTACACTGAGAAGGTGATCGAACATTTCATTCACCCTCGCAACGTGGGCGAGATAGAAAACCCCGACGGCGTGGGCGAGGTCGGATCGCTCGCATGCGGAGACATGCTGAGGCTCAGCTTCAAACTCGACGACGAAGGCCGCATAGTCGATGCCCGGTTCAAGACCTTCGGCTGCGCCTCGGCGATCGCCTCCAGTTCCGCCCTCACCGAGATCATCAGGGGAAAGACGCTCGAGGAGGCGGAGAGGATCACCAACAGGGACATAGCCGAGTATCTCGGCGGGCTGCCCGAGGAGAAGATGCACTGCTCCGTCATGGGGCGCGAGGCCCTCGAGGCCGCGATCGCCAACTACCGCGGCGAGGGGGCGGAGACCAGGACCCTCGAGGGGACGGTGGTATGCAAGTGCTACGGGGTGACCGACGAGCAGATCAGGAAGGTCGCCAGGGAGAACCGCCTCACCACCGTGGAGGAGGTCACAAATTACACCAAGGCCGGCGGCGGATGCGGCCTCTGCCACGAGAGGATACAGGAGATCCTCGACGAGATCCGCAACGGTAAGACCGCCCCGACCACCCCGGCGCAGGTCGCGCAGGAGAAAAAGGCAAAGGGGCTCGCGCTCACCAACATCGAGAAAATACACATCATCGAGCAGCTCATCAGCGAGCGCATCAGGCCCGCGCTCAGGCAGGACGGAGGCGACATAGATCTGCTGGACGTGGACCAGAACGTCGTCTACGTGAGGCTCAAAGGGGCATGCGAGAACTGCCCCTCCGCCAACTACACGATGAGGCAGTTCATCGAGAAGGAGATACAGAGGGAGGTCTCTCCCTCCATCAGGGTCGAGGAGGTGCGGGCTTGA
- a CDS encoding MerR family transcriptional regulator, with product MDSKESTYHIGEVAQLLGISSRTIRYYEELGLLSPSRSEGGFRVYSDHDLQLMKIIVRFKDIGMALEEIRALLGLRNGSASRESLDELRGALLLRRREFEEKIAGLRQCMEQIDDVIEQLARCSRCGQPMEKETCSRCLAERGEDISPLLDPLI from the coding sequence ATGGATAGCAAGGAATCAACTTATCATATTGGCGAGGTTGCGCAGTTGCTGGGCATCTCCTCCAGGACCATCAGGTACTACGAGGAGCTGGGGCTGCTCTCCCCCTCAAGAAGCGAGGGCGGATTCAGGGTCTATTCCGACCATGACCTCCAGCTCATGAAGATCATCGTCAGGTTCAAGGACATAGGCATGGCGCTGGAGGAAATCCGCGCGCTCCTGGGGCTGCGCAACGGCAGCGCCTCCAGGGAATCCCTTGACGAACTGCGGGGCGCCCTGCTCCTTCGGCGCAGGGAGTTCGAGGAAAAGATCGCAGGCCTTCGCCAGTGCATGGAGCAGATAGACGACGTGATCGAGCAGCTGGCCCGATGCAGCAGGTGCGGGCAGCCGATGGAGAAGGAGACCTGCAGCAGGTGCCTGGCGGAGCGCGGGGAGGATATCTCCCCCCTGCTTGATCCGCTCATATAG
- a CDS encoding lytic transglycosylase domain-containing protein: MSIPVKEKGLVERYSRFVEQGKAKAHDSEAFKKRLDKIAQSSDENRGSKQEHLTESPRHQKKLSGARRHQPPPRMALSSRITIKHAERLSKLAPLIEGAARRNNVPVELICGVILQESGANHKAVSHAGAKGLMQLMPATARRFGVKNVFDPAENIEGGTKYLRWLLDRFDGNVELALAGYNAGEGNVEKYGNKIPPFKETQAYVPSVLSYTQAMIDIFSARIAQNLPQYARKV; this comes from the coding sequence ATGAGCATACCGGTCAAAGAAAAGGGTCTTGTGGAGCGATACAGCCGCTTTGTCGAACAGGGCAAGGCGAAGGCCCACGACTCGGAAGCCTTCAAGAAGCGCCTGGACAAGATCGCCCAGTCGAGCGATGAGAACAGGGGCAGCAAACAGGAACACCTCACCGAATCGCCGCGCCATCAGAAGAAACTCTCGGGCGCGCGCAGGCACCAGCCGCCCCCCCGCATGGCCCTCTCCAGCAGGATCACGATCAAGCATGCCGAGCGCCTCTCGAAGCTCGCCCCTCTCATAGAGGGCGCAGCCAGGCGCAACAACGTCCCGGTCGAGCTCATCTGCGGCGTCATCCTGCAGGAATCGGGCGCAAACCACAAAGCGGTCTCGCATGCGGGCGCAAAGGGCCTCATGCAGCTGATGCCCGCCACCGCCAGGCGCTTCGGCGTGAAGAACGTCTTCGACCCGGCGGAGAACATCGAGGGCGGTACCAAGTACCTTCGCTGGCTCCTCGACCGCTTCGACGGGAATGTGGAACTCGCACTTGCCGGCTATAATGCGGGAGAGGGAAACGTAGAGAAATACGGCAACAAGATACCCCCCTTCAAGGAAACCCAGGCCTATGTCCCCAGCGTGCTGAGCTATACGCAGGCCATGATCGACATTTTTTCCGCAAGGATCGCTCAAAATCTCCCTCAATATGCCCGAAAAGTTTAA
- a CDS encoding RDD family protein, translating into MASDERELGKTDLIDVGEIPTDFDDEFTMDRGGRAASASGEEADSQAPTIAELKDRFAAFFIDCSLLYALYWPLMVAYRAVVMGAAAGPVPAAGVPGLIFHGIFLLIALLWFTLSEFSLGASPGKLLCHLYVRGQDGGHVSFGSALVRNLLRPIDMLLAPILVPVACMEWTDWHKRLGDMAAHTLVIRTLNRPPRRFALSLDLISSVSRRAVALVIDLAILCGWALGYALLLSPRMPVGSMLLTVMAPLFLLAYFVLPEWLLHTSPGKWIMGLSVCHEDGSASSLATALVRNIWKPFDLNPLGFLTGLMNVRRQRPGDAAAGSLVVKASREWRGAISICAALLLAAVLLYAGANNRQNLLSGDFEVNFLPDFDVRGRASTVEEMREANLGIRDFQFAAGDPLSIRKPSIFQPGETLFMVFDVGGVSVKNGEVWIQEDVDIRYPDGTVGLKLENINDFRQKMTKRGLIRFENNIALPERSLPGRYTVTITLRDKHARREIKEQRFFYITPPEEAPLIQPPTPPPAPEAPKAQAEQDEGPSAMPGPAMSEPVTPPAAPEQESDDDERDEDESLGD; encoded by the coding sequence ATGGCAAGCGACGAGAGAGAGCTCGGCAAGACCGATCTGATCGACGTGGGCGAGATCCCGACCGATTTCGACGACGAGTTCACGATGGACCGCGGCGGGCGCGCCGCCTCCGCATCGGGCGAGGAGGCCGACTCCCAGGCCCCGACCATCGCGGAGCTGAAGGACCGCTTCGCCGCCTTCTTCATCGACTGCTCGCTGCTCTACGCCCTCTACTGGCCCCTCATGGTCGCCTACCGAGCCGTCGTCATGGGGGCCGCCGCCGGCCCTGTGCCCGCCGCGGGGGTCCCGGGCCTGATCTTCCACGGGATATTTCTCCTCATCGCCCTGCTCTGGTTCACCCTGTCGGAGTTCTCCCTGGGCGCGAGCCCGGGCAAGCTCCTCTGCCACCTGTACGTGAGGGGCCAGGACGGCGGCCACGTCTCTTTCGGCTCCGCCCTCGTAAGAAACCTCCTGCGGCCGATCGACATGCTGCTCGCGCCGATCCTCGTCCCTGTCGCGTGCATGGAGTGGACCGACTGGCACAAGAGGCTCGGCGACATGGCCGCGCACACGCTCGTCATACGCACCCTGAACAGGCCGCCGCGCAGGTTCGCCCTCTCGCTCGACCTCATATCCAGCGTATCGCGCCGTGCCGTGGCGCTCGTGATCGACCTCGCTATCCTCTGCGGCTGGGCGCTGGGCTACGCGCTGCTCCTCTCCCCGCGCATGCCGGTCGGAAGCATGCTCCTCACCGTGATGGCCCCCCTCTTTCTGCTCGCCTATTTCGTGCTGCCGGAGTGGCTCCTCCACACATCGCCCGGCAAGTGGATCATGGGGCTTTCGGTCTGCCACGAGGACGGAAGCGCGAGCTCTCTGGCCACCGCGCTGGTGAGGAACATCTGGAAGCCGTTCGACCTAAACCCCCTGGGGTTTTTGACCGGCCTCATGAACGTCCGCAGGCAGAGGCCCGGCGATGCGGCCGCGGGCTCGCTGGTCGTCAAGGCGTCGCGCGAGTGGAGGGGTGCCATATCGATCTGCGCCGCGCTCCTGCTCGCCGCTGTGCTCCTCTACGCAGGGGCGAACAACCGCCAGAACCTCTTGAGCGGCGACTTCGAGGTGAACTTCCTCCCGGACTTCGACGTCAGGGGCAGGGCCTCCACGGTCGAGGAGATGCGCGAGGCCAACCTGGGGATCCGGGACTTCCAGTTTGCCGCCGGCGATCCGCTCTCCATCCGCAAGCCCTCCATATTCCAGCCGGGCGAGACCCTGTTCATGGTGTTCGACGTGGGCGGCGTGAGCGTAAAGAACGGCGAGGTGTGGATCCAGGAGGACGTGGACATCAGATACCCCGACGGGACCGTCGGCCTCAAGCTGGAGAACATCAACGACTTCCGGCAGAAGATGACCAAGCGCGGCCTCATCCGGTTCGAGAACAACATCGCCCTGCCCGAGCGCTCCCTCCCGGGAAGGTACACGGTGACGATCACCCTTCGCGACAAGCACGCCCGCCGCGAGATAAAGGAGCAGCGCTTCTTCTACATCACCCCCCCTGAGGAGGCGCCCCTCATCCAGCCCCCGACTCCCCCCCCTGCCCCCGAGGCCCCGAAGGCACAGGCCGAACAGGACGAGGGCCCTTCCGCCATGCCGGGCCCTGCGATGAGCGAGCCTGTCACACCTCCAGCCGCACCGGAGCAGGAGAGCGATGATGATGAACGCGATGAGGATGAATCCCTGGGCGACTAA
- a CDS encoding 16S rRNA (uracil(1498)-N(3))-methyltransferase: protein MPQFFLDRKLVAGERTQIRGADARHITQSLRLRPGDQLVLSDGRGRSFRARIEGAGSGCVSVAVVEELQRTESAPAPVLAIASIRPERMEWAVEKAVELGCSRVIPFDSARTVRRAAAGSGPRRHARLSRIATEAAKQSGLTFLPVVESAITFEKLCASLGSFDRAILFHESEERLALRHALSGGGPSPGHGPIVIIGPEGGFTDDEVSLARSSGAAIASLGQQILRAETAAVVAIAICQYESGNMDAC from the coding sequence ATGCCGCAGTTCTTCCTGGACAGAAAACTCGTCGCCGGCGAGAGGACGCAGATCCGAGGTGCCGACGCCAGGCACATCACGCAGTCGCTGAGGCTCAGGCCCGGGGACCAGCTCGTCCTCTCCGACGGCCGGGGCCGGTCGTTTCGAGCGCGCATCGAGGGCGCGGGCAGCGGGTGCGTCTCGGTCGCGGTGGTCGAGGAGCTGCAGCGCACGGAGTCGGCCCCCGCACCGGTCCTCGCGATCGCCTCGATCCGGCCCGAGCGCATGGAGTGGGCGGTCGAGAAGGCGGTGGAACTCGGATGCAGCCGCGTCATCCCGTTTGACTCGGCCCGAACTGTCCGGAGGGCAGCTGCAGGATCGGGCCCGCGCAGGCACGCCCGCCTCTCGAGGATAGCGACCGAGGCCGCGAAGCAGTCGGGACTGACCTTCCTCCCCGTGGTCGAGAGCGCAATCACCTTCGAGAAGCTGTGTGCCTCGCTCGGATCGTTCGACAGGGCCATTCTCTTCCACGAGTCCGAGGAGAGGCTCGCGCTGCGCCATGCCCTTTCGGGCGGTGGGCCCTCTCCCGGCCATGGCCCCATCGTGATCATAGGACCGGAGGGCGGATTCACGGATGACGAGGTCTCTCTCGCGCGCAGCTCCGGCGCCGCGATCGCGAGCCTCGGGCAGCAGATACTTCGGGCCGAAACCGCGGCGGTGGTCGCGATAGCGATATGCCAGTACGAATCAGGCAACATGGACGCCTGCTGA
- a CDS encoding 50S ribosomal protein L11 methyltransferase has protein sequence MKKYDTLRIEATVPRDRAEEASFLLARLGCGSILELAAAGSASVTLVANFDARGRKEAPLADEVSETFRTFPGLADAQVTCRRERIGDLRDAFKQRFAPFEIAHGIVVVPSWERYERRAGDSVIELDPGMAFGTGLHETTRLCARSLASRARGIRSLLDVGTGSGILAIAGRLMGAERICAVENDPDALAVARENLDKNGCSDVALLPRLEMAKGRYDAVVANILLSTLIELRDPMVDRVEDNGVLILSGITADQEAEIISSYAGAFAAHETDRDGEWSAVIFRRDA, from the coding sequence ATGAAAAAATACGACACATTGCGCATCGAGGCGACCGTCCCGAGGGACCGGGCCGAGGAGGCCTCTTTCCTACTCGCCCGGCTCGGCTGCGGATCCATCCTGGAGCTCGCGGCCGCGGGTAGCGCGTCGGTGACGCTCGTCGCCAACTTCGATGCGCGAGGCAGGAAAGAGGCCCCGCTCGCAGACGAGGTGAGCGAAACGTTCAGAACCTTTCCCGGCCTCGCCGACGCCCAAGTCACCTGCCGCAGGGAGAGGATCGGCGACCTCCGCGATGCCTTCAAGCAGCGCTTCGCCCCCTTCGAGATCGCCCATGGCATAGTGGTCGTGCCCAGCTGGGAGCGATACGAGCGGCGCGCCGGGGATTCGGTGATAGAGCTCGACCCCGGAATGGCGTTCGGCACCGGGCTGCACGAGACCACCCGGCTGTGCGCGCGCTCCCTCGCATCGCGTGCGCGCGGGATCCGGTCGCTCCTCGACGTGGGCACCGGCAGCGGGATACTGGCCATCGCCGGAAGGCTCATGGGCGCCGAAAGGATATGCGCAGTGGAGAACGATCCCGACGCGCTCGCGGTCGCCAGGGAGAATCTCGACAAGAACGGCTGCAGCGACGTCGCCCTCCTCCCCAGACTCGAGATGGCAAAGGGCCGATACGACGCGGTGGTCGCGAACATACTTCTCTCGACGCTCATCGAGCTCAGAGACCCCATGGTCGACCGGGTCGAAGACAACGGCGTGCTCATACTCTCAGGCATCACGGCCGACCAGGAGGCTGAGATAATCTCATCGTACGCGGGGGCGTTCGCGGCCCACGAGACCGATCGAGACGGCGAGTGGAGCGCGGTCATCTTCCGGAGGGACGCCTGA
- a CDS encoding leucine--tRNA ligase codes for MAERRYDPAEIEAKWQARWSADGAFNVEPGEGSRKYYLLEMLPYPSGRLHMGHVRNYAIGDVAARYKMMQGCNVLHPIGWDAFGMPAENAAIKHGVHPAKWTYENIDYMRGQFKRLGCSYDWDREFATCAPEYYRWEQLIFTKMFERGWAYKRTSKVNWCPACRTVLANEQAEGGVCWRCDSQVELRSMTQWYLRITDYAEELLRDVDEKLAGWPERVRVMQREWIGKSEGANIEFEMEGSKGRIAIFTTRPDTLFGATFMSLAWEHPLALELADACGRGGQVRSFIERSARIDHQARLAGSYEKEGEFTGAHCINPLTGRRMPIYVANFVLMDYGTGAVMAVPAHDQRDFEFARKYNLPIKVVIQPDGAPLDPRTMEGAWEGPGTLVESGHFSGMPSAEGARAITAHLAGKGMGGPTVTYRLKDWCISRQRYWGAPIPIVHCEACGDVAVPEGELPVELPMDVELTGEGGSPLAKVESFVNTLCPKCGKAARRETDTMDTFVESSWYMFRYTCPHHAGAPLDPEMVRYWMPVDQYIGGIEHAVGHLIYCRYFTKVMRDLGLVDLDEPVANLMTQGMVYKDGAKMSKSKGNVVDPDEMIKRYGADAVRLFMLFASPPEKDLEWSDQGIEGASRFVMRLWRLVDGWIESGANGAPGDDAERQRHRTIRKVTEDIERYHFNTAIAALMEYVNFLYGRRIESIGRESIETLVLLISPLMPHVAEEMWSMLGHGGCVLRERWPSHDESKIASDSVTVIVQVSGRLRDRIEVPASAAEEELRKAALASEKVRAAMGGKDPRKVIVVPGKLVNIVL; via the coding sequence ATGGCGGAGCGAAGGTACGATCCGGCCGAGATAGAGGCGAAGTGGCAGGCGCGGTGGAGCGCCGACGGGGCGTTCAACGTGGAGCCGGGCGAGGGTTCGCGCAAGTACTACCTGCTCGAGATGCTGCCCTATCCCTCGGGGCGCCTGCACATGGGCCACGTGCGCAACTACGCGATAGGGGACGTGGCCGCCAGGTACAAGATGATGCAGGGCTGCAATGTGCTCCACCCGATAGGATGGGACGCCTTCGGCATGCCGGCCGAGAACGCGGCCATAAAGCACGGCGTCCATCCGGCGAAGTGGACTTACGAGAACATCGATTACATGAGGGGCCAGTTCAAGAGGCTCGGCTGCTCCTACGACTGGGACCGCGAGTTCGCGACCTGCGCTCCGGAGTATTACAGGTGGGAGCAGCTCATCTTCACGAAGATGTTCGAGAGGGGATGGGCCTACAAGAGGACCTCGAAGGTCAACTGGTGCCCCGCCTGCCGGACGGTTCTGGCGAACGAGCAGGCGGAGGGCGGGGTCTGCTGGCGCTGCGACTCCCAGGTGGAGCTGCGGTCCATGACCCAGTGGTATCTGAGGATAACGGACTACGCCGAGGAGCTCCTGCGCGACGTTGACGAAAAGCTCGCGGGCTGGCCCGAGCGCGTGCGGGTGATGCAGCGCGAGTGGATAGGAAAGAGCGAGGGCGCGAACATAGAGTTCGAGATGGAGGGGAGTAAAGGGCGCATCGCGATCTTCACGACCAGGCCCGACACCCTCTTCGGAGCCACATTCATGAGCCTCGCGTGGGAGCATCCCCTGGCCCTGGAGCTCGCCGACGCGTGCGGCAGGGGCGGCCAGGTTCGCAGCTTCATAGAGCGGAGCGCGAGGATCGACCACCAGGCGAGGCTGGCCGGCTCGTACGAGAAGGAGGGGGAGTTCACCGGCGCGCACTGCATCAATCCTCTCACAGGCAGGCGCATGCCGATCTACGTTGCGAACTTCGTGCTCATGGACTACGGCACCGGCGCCGTGATGGCGGTCCCTGCCCACGACCAGAGGGACTTCGAGTTCGCCAGGAAGTACAACCTCCCGATCAAGGTGGTGATACAGCCCGACGGCGCGCCCCTCGATCCGCGGACCATGGAGGGCGCATGGGAGGGCCCGGGCACGCTCGTGGAGTCGGGGCACTTCTCGGGCATGCCGTCCGCGGAGGGGGCGAGGGCGATCACCGCGCACCTTGCCGGGAAGGGCATGGGCGGCCCCACGGTCACATACCGGCTCAAGGACTGGTGCATATCGCGCCAGCGCTACTGGGGAGCGCCGATCCCCATCGTGCACTGCGAGGCCTGCGGCGACGTCGCGGTGCCGGAGGGGGAGCTGCCGGTGGAGCTACCCATGGACGTCGAGCTCACCGGCGAGGGCGGCTCCCCGCTCGCAAAGGTGGAATCGTTCGTGAACACCCTCTGCCCGAAGTGCGGCAAGGCGGCCAGGCGCGAGACCGACACCATGGACACCTTCGTCGAGTCGTCCTGGTACATGTTCCGCTACACCTGCCCCCATCACGCCGGGGCCCCCCTCGACCCGGAGATGGTCCGCTACTGGATGCCGGTGGACCAGTACATAGGGGGGATCGAGCACGCGGTCGGGCACCTCATCTACTGCCGCTACTTCACCAAGGTCATGCGCGACCTGGGGTTGGTCGATCTGGACGAGCCGGTAGCGAACCTCATGACCCAGGGCATGGTCTACAAGGACGGCGCGAAGATGAGCAAGTCGAAGGGCAACGTCGTCGACCCCGACGAGATGATAAAGAGGTACGGCGCCGACGCGGTGAGGCTCTTCATGCTCTTCGCCTCCCCGCCCGAGAAGGACCTGGAGTGGAGCGACCAGGGGATCGAGGGCGCGAGCCGCTTCGTGATGAGGCTCTGGAGGCTCGTCGACGGGTGGATAGAATCGGGGGCGAACGGCGCCCCGGGCGATGATGCGGAGCGCCAGCGCCACAGGACGATCAGGAAGGTCACCGAGGACATCGAGCGCTACCACTTCAACACCGCCATAGCGGCGCTCATGGAGTACGTGAACTTCCTCTACGGACGGAGGATCGAGAGCATCGGCAGGGAGTCGATCGAGACCCTCGTTCTGCTCATATCGCCGCTCATGCCGCACGTGGCCGAGGAGATGTGGTCCATGCTGGGGCATGGGGGCTGCGTGCTCAGGGAGCGCTGGCCGTCACACGACGAATCGAAGATCGCCAGCGACTCGGTCACTGTGATAGTCCAGGTCTCGGGAAGGCTCCGCGACAGGATAGAGGTGCCGGCGTCGGCGGCCGAGGAGGAGCTGAGAAAGGCGGCGCTGGCCAGCGAAAAGGTCAGGGCCGCTATGGGCGGGAAGGATCCGAGGAAGGTGATCGTGGTGCCGGGCAAGCTCGTCAACATCGTGCTCTAG
- the holA gene encoding DNA polymerase III subunit delta, with the protein MPRIDVTELDKEIRQGKLRPVYVVVGEEPYLAQAALASIREAAGSGGAEVHTFAAQEARPDEVIGLLRNLSLLGSRPMVVIRDGEALTKERKASMAEALADYIASPIDSSVLVITAEKMDGRSRLMQLAAKSGAVVECRRLYDDRLPSWIGMQVKRRERQISIEAAKFLAEMVGNDLGQISGAIDRVILYIGSRRAIELGDVEEAVAETHQRDVFDLTDAVGRRQLARALSFLHNLIQNGQPPTLILHMLARHFRMLAKAREISGRTSDRAEMARYIGVNPYYLQGYVDQAKNFSRSELRAAFAILHRCDRGIKSSRLQKERVIERAVVALTEKKGAAR; encoded by the coding sequence ATGCCGAGGATCGACGTCACAGAGCTGGACAAAGAGATAAGGCAGGGGAAGCTCAGGCCCGTGTATGTTGTCGTGGGCGAGGAGCCGTACCTGGCCCAGGCGGCGCTCGCCTCGATCAGGGAGGCGGCGGGCTCCGGCGGCGCGGAGGTGCACACCTTCGCTGCGCAGGAGGCCAGGCCGGACGAGGTGATCGGCCTGCTCCGCAACCTCTCCCTGCTCGGGTCGCGCCCGATGGTGGTCATACGCGACGGCGAGGCGCTGACCAAGGAGCGCAAGGCGTCGATGGCGGAGGCGCTGGCCGATTACATCGCGAGCCCCATCGATTCGTCCGTTCTCGTCATCACCGCGGAGAAGATGGACGGCCGCTCCAGACTCATGCAGCTCGCTGCGAAGAGCGGGGCGGTTGTCGAGTGCCGGCGCCTCTACGACGACAGGCTCCCCTCATGGATAGGCATGCAGGTGAAGAGGCGCGAGAGGCAGATATCCATCGAGGCTGCGAAGTTTCTGGCCGAGATGGTCGGAAACGACCTGGGGCAGATATCGGGCGCGATCGACCGGGTCATCCTCTACATAGGCAGCCGCAGGGCGATCGAGCTCGGCGACGTTGAGGAGGCGGTCGCCGAGACCCACCAGAGGGACGTCTTCGACCTCACCGACGCGGTTGGCCGCAGGCAGCTTGCGCGGGCCCTGTCGTTTCTGCACAACCTCATCCAAAACGGCCAGCCCCCGACGCTGATACTGCACATGCTGGCGCGCCACTTCAGGATGCTCGCGAAGGCCAGGGAGATATCGGGCAGGACCTCCGACCGCGCCGAGATGGCGCGCTACATCGGCGTCAACCCGTATTATCTGCAGGGCTACGTCGACCAGGCGAAAAACTTCTCCCGGAGCGAGCTGCGGGCAGCCTTCGCCATCCTCCACAGGTGCGACAGGGGGATAAAGTCGAGCAGGCTGCAGAAGGAGAGGGTGATCGAGAGAGCGGTGGTGGCGCTGACAGAAAAAAAGGGCGCCGCCCGATGA
- a CDS encoding 30S ribosomal protein S20 yields the protein MGRHASAIKRARQNEKRRLINKTRLSKMRTALKAARAGATPEDLKRTSPIIMKGAQRGVIHRRKASRLVSRLARHVNAQGA from the coding sequence GTGGGCAGGCACGCGTCGGCGATCAAGCGCGCGCGCCAGAACGAGAAGCGAAGGCTGATCAACAAAACGCGCCTCTCCAAGATGCGCACCGCCCTCAAGGCGGCCCGGGCCGGGGCGACCCCCGAGGATCTCAAGAGGACCTCACCCATTATAATGAAGGGCGCGCAGAGGGGCGTCATTCACAGGCGCAAGGCCTCGAGGCTGGTCTCGAGACTCGCGCGGCACGTCAACGCGCAGGGGGCCTAG
- the murJ gene encoding murein biosynthesis integral membrane protein MurJ, producing the protein MQSEHANISRRVGTVSFFTFLSRILGLVRDAVLAWAFGATRFADAFYVAFRIPNLLRRLVAEGALTVAFVPVYTENLRISRAEGRRAASVVFTYLSIFLVALAIFGVIFAPLLVKMIAWGFADNPEKFEITVYLTRLMFPYIVLISLVALAMGILNSLKHFAAPAASPVLLNIFIIIGALVLERYARVPAEGVAIGVLLGGVAQLALQIPVLVRERMLPRIEFNWRHPALKGLLVLMIPSAFGAAVYQFNVVVVTFLASFLPDGSVSYLWYADRVSEFSLGIFSIAVATATLPTLSEHAAKKDIGSFKSTLGYSLRLAFLIDIPAAVGLYVLALPVISVLFQRGEFTPEAAVASAGALCFFAMKIPFVSGVRNLVPAFFALKDARTPVAVSVLAVAVNAAFALLLMKHLAHRGLAAALVISSAANFFLLLWMFRRKVGLIGCSAILKSVARTALASAVMGAALYAALNFIGFDRSLSIWARAGMLLALIFGGAALYLAIIRAISPEEFAAVAALVRRRAAGALPADRVPPSMP; encoded by the coding sequence ATGCAGAGCGAACATGCAAACATCAGCCGCCGGGTGGGCACGGTCAGCTTCTTCACCTTCCTCTCGAGGATCCTGGGCCTCGTCCGGGACGCTGTCCTGGCCTGGGCCTTCGGCGCCACCAGGTTCGCAGACGCCTTCTACGTGGCCTTCAGGATACCGAACCTCCTCAGGCGGCTGGTGGCCGAGGGGGCGCTCACGGTCGCCTTCGTGCCCGTATACACGGAGAACCTCAGAATATCGAGGGCGGAGGGGAGGCGCGCGGCCTCGGTCGTGTTCACCTACCTCTCGATCTTCCTCGTCGCGCTCGCGATCTTCGGCGTGATCTTCGCTCCGCTCCTGGTGAAGATGATAGCCTGGGGCTTTGCGGACAATCCGGAGAAATTCGAGATCACGGTTTACCTCACCAGGCTCATGTTCCCCTACATCGTCCTCATCAGCCTCGTTGCCCTGGCGATGGGCATACTCAACTCGCTCAAGCACTTCGCGGCCCCGGCCGCATCGCCGGTCCTTCTCAACATCTTCATCATCATAGGCGCCCTTGTGCTCGAGAGGTACGCGAGGGTGCCGGCCGAGGGGGTGGCGATCGGCGTGCTGCTGGGCGGGGTCGCGCAGCTGGCGCTCCAGATCCCGGTCCTGGTCAGGGAGCGGATGCTCCCCAGGATAGAGTTCAACTGGAGGCACCCCGCCCTCAAGGGGCTGCTGGTGCTCATGATACCGTCGGCGTTCGGCGCCGCCGTCTATCAGTTCAACGTCGTCGTGGTCACGTTCCTGGCTTCCTTTTTGCCCGACGGCAGCGTCTCCTATCTCTGGTACGCCGACAGGGTCTCTGAATTCTCGCTGGGCATATTTTCCATCGCCGTGGCGACCGCCACGCTGCCGACCCTCTCCGAGCACGCGGCGAAGAAGGACATCGGTTCTTTCAAGTCGACTCTCGGCTACAGCCTGAGGCTCGCGTTTCTGATCGACATCCCGGCCGCGGTCGGGCTCTACGTGCTGGCGCTCCCGGTCATCAGCGTGCTCTTCCAGAGGGGGGAGTTCACCCCCGAGGCGGCGGTCGCCTCAGCCGGCGCCCTCTGCTTCTTCGCCATGAAGATACCGTTCGTCTCAGGCGTCCGCAACCTCGTGCCGGCGTTCTTCGCCCTCAAGGACGCCAGGACCCCTGTGGCGGTATCCGTGCTGGCGGTGGCGGTCAACGCGGCATTCGCGCTGCTGCTCATGAAGCATCTAGCGCACAGGGGCCTGGCCGCAGCGCTGGTGATCTCCTCCGCGGCGAACTTCTTCCTTCTGCTGTGGATGTTCAGGAGAAAGGTGGGGCTCATCGGGTGCAGCGCGATCCTCAAGTCGGTGGCGAGGACCGCGCTGGCCAGCGCCGTCATGGGGGCGGCGCTCTATGCGGCGCTCAACTTCATCGGCTTCGACCGCAGCCTTTCGATATGGGCCCGGGCGGGGATGCTGCTCGCCCTCATCTTCGGAGGCGCGGCGCTCTATCTTGCGATCATAAGGGCGATAAGCCCGGAGGAGTTCGCGGCGGTTGCGGCGCTGGTGCGCAGGCGGGCCGCCGGCGCTCTGCCCGCGGACCGGGTTCCCCCTTCCATGCCCTGA